The Alphaproteobacteria bacterium genome contains a region encoding:
- a CDS encoding DUF1223 domain-containing protein, whose amino-acid sequence MKGRRVALSLAVVASAMVAAATVSAEPRGVIELFTSQGCSSCPAADKLAGELARDPSLVVLSLAIDYWDYLGWKDTLALPGHTNRQRAYSKVRGDREVYTPQVVVNGVTHVLGSDKQAIENAVAQTRKQAGMLSVPVNLSVADNQISVSVPAAANATKGEIWLCPVARNVPVEIGKGENSGHTITYHNVVRRWVKLGEWTGSARNYKVPVSDVTGAGGDAVAVVVQAGPKEAPGSMLGAAIAALP is encoded by the coding sequence ATGAAAGGCCGCCGAGTCGCGTTATCGCTTGCCGTCGTCGCTTCGGCGATGGTCGCGGCAGCAACCGTATCCGCCGAGCCGCGCGGCGTGATCGAACTCTTCACCAGCCAGGGCTGCTCATCGTGTCCCGCCGCCGACAAGCTCGCCGGAGAGCTTGCGCGCGATCCGTCGCTGGTCGTGTTGAGTCTCGCGATCGACTACTGGGATTACCTCGGCTGGAAGGACACGCTCGCCCTCCCGGGACACACCAACCGGCAGCGCGCCTATTCCAAGGTGCGCGGGGATCGCGAGGTCTACACGCCGCAGGTCGTCGTCAACGGCGTGACGCATGTGCTCGGCAGCGACAAGCAGGCGATCGAGAACGCTGTGGCGCAGACGCGCAAGCAAGCCGGAATGCTCTCGGTGCCGGTGAACCTGTCGGTTGCAGACAATCAGATTTCGGTTTCGGTGCCGGCCGCGGCGAACGCCACCAAGGGCGAAATCTGGCTTTGCCCGGTCGCGCGCAACGTGCCGGTCGAGATCGGCAAAGGCGAGAACTCCGGGCACACCATCACGTACCACAACGTGGTACGGCGCTGGGTGAAGCTCGGTGAGTGGACGGGCTCCGCGCGCAACTACAAAGTTCCGGTCAGCGACGTGACCGGCGCCGGCGGCGATGCGGTTGCGGTCGTCGTCCAGGCCGGCCCGAAAGAAGCTCCCGGCAGCATGCTCGGTGCCGCGATCGCGGCGCTGCCCTGA
- the thpR gene encoding RNA 2',3'-cyclic phosphodiesterase, with product MQRLFVGLEIPREVGQTLALLRGGLPGARWIDPENYHITLRFIGDIDDRLAHDIAQLLDGVKRRSFDVRFGALTSFGGRKPRAIVVGVEPIQPLVELQAELERLMQRLGLEPEGRKFTPHVTLARLRDASSRDVAEYLSSRGPLFGSSFRVSRFVLFSARASVGGGPYVVEADYPLAA from the coding sequence ATGCAGCGCCTGTTCGTCGGTCTGGAAATTCCCCGCGAAGTCGGCCAGACGCTGGCCCTGCTGCGCGGCGGGCTACCCGGCGCTCGCTGGATCGACCCGGAGAATTACCACATCACGCTGCGGTTCATCGGCGATATCGACGACCGCTTGGCGCATGACATCGCGCAGCTGCTCGACGGCGTGAAGCGGCGCAGCTTCGATGTGCGCTTCGGCGCCCTGACGTCGTTCGGCGGGCGCAAACCGCGCGCGATCGTGGTGGGTGTCGAGCCGATCCAGCCGCTCGTTGAACTGCAGGCCGAGCTCGAACGGCTGATGCAGCGCCTCGGGCTGGAACCCGAAGGCCGCAAGTTCACGCCGCACGTGACGCTCGCGCGCTTGCGCGACGCCTCGAGCCGCGACGTCGCCGAATATCTTTCCTCGCGCGGGCCGCTGTTCGGATCGTCGTTCCGGGTCTCGCGCTTCGTGCTGTTCTCGGCGCGCGCCTCGGTCGGCGGTGGGCCGTATGTGGTCGAGGCGGATTACCCGCTGGCGGCGTAG
- a CDS encoding FtsX-like permease family protein codes for MSALSDNVSAPTANGAPRALTWRFALREMRGGLRGFAVFISCIALGVAAIAGVGSFARSLGDGLAREGRVILGGDVSFSLMAREASPAERKFLDENGRASAAATMRAMARAPDGQTALVEIKAVDRAYPLYGEVTLEPASPLADALAERDGVFGAAVDPALLARLNLERGARVTIGAATIELRAILKGEPDKLAGGIGFGPRLLISEAALRATGLIQPGSLVRWHYRLRLPAADANDRAAGAVVAASGKQLPDAGWEVRTRANASPALGRNIERFTQYLTLVGLTALLVGGVGVANAVKHYLDRRRNTIATLKSLGATGGRVFAIYLTEVMLLAAAGTGIGLIIGAILPFAISAAFGSILPLPIVPALHAGELSFAVLYGFLTALAFALWPLGRAHDVPVSALYRDMVAPERRIPRKRYVALTGVVIAALAVLAVGLAYDRKIAAIFVAAAACVFLTLRLVAMLIMWLARTAPRPRYALLRLVLANIHRPGALTPSVVLSLGLGLALLVTLLQIDGNLRQQFVATLPDKAPSVFFIDIQDADVARFDSFARRQAPDARYERVPMLRGRIVSANGIRAEDLKAPPNAAWVLQSDRGITYSGDVPAGSRVVEGKWWGPDYQGPPLVSFENKIAEGLGLKIGDPVVVNVLGRNITATLANTRAVDWQSLGINFVLVYSPGAFRGAPHTHIATFTYPNGSNVGGEIALLKAAASEFPAVTAVRVREALEAVAKVVFDLTLAIRGASAITLIAAVLVLAGALATGHRHRVYDAVVLKMLGATRARLLAAYALEYLLIGLATAIVGVAAGSLAAFLVTTEVMNLSFTWLPWPALTATLGATALTIGFGLIGTFSALSQKPAPVLRHL; via the coding sequence ATGAGCGCGCTCAGCGACAACGTCAGCGCGCCCACGGCGAACGGCGCTCCCCGCGCGCTCACCTGGCGCTTCGCGCTGCGCGAGATGCGCGGCGGCCTGCGCGGCTTTGCGGTGTTCATTTCATGCATCGCGCTCGGTGTCGCCGCCATCGCGGGCGTCGGCTCGTTCGCGCGCAGTCTCGGAGACGGCCTCGCGCGCGAGGGCCGCGTCATTCTCGGCGGGGATGTGTCCTTTTCGCTGATGGCGCGCGAGGCAAGTCCGGCCGAGCGGAAATTCCTGGATGAGAATGGCCGTGCGTCGGCCGCCGCCACCATGCGTGCCATGGCCCGCGCCCCGGACGGGCAGACCGCGCTGGTCGAGATCAAGGCGGTCGACCGCGCCTATCCGCTCTATGGCGAGGTGACGCTGGAGCCCGCGAGCCCTCTGGCCGACGCATTGGCGGAGCGCGACGGCGTTTTCGGTGCCGCCGTCGATCCGGCGTTGCTCGCGCGGCTCAATCTCGAACGCGGCGCGCGGGTGACCATCGGAGCGGCCACGATCGAGCTTCGCGCGATTCTCAAAGGCGAGCCCGACAAGCTCGCCGGCGGCATCGGATTTGGGCCGCGCCTTCTCATCAGCGAGGCGGCGCTGCGCGCAACCGGCCTCATCCAGCCGGGCAGCCTCGTACGCTGGCACTACCGGCTGCGTCTTCCCGCCGCCGATGCGAACGACCGCGCCGCAGGTGCCGTCGTTGCGGCATCCGGGAAGCAACTACCCGACGCCGGCTGGGAGGTGCGCACGCGCGCCAATGCGTCGCCGGCGCTCGGGCGCAACATCGAGCGGTTCACCCAGTATCTCACGTTGGTCGGCCTCACCGCGCTGCTGGTCGGAGGCGTCGGCGTCGCCAACGCCGTGAAGCACTATCTCGACCGCCGCCGCAACACGATCGCAACGCTCAAATCGCTGGGCGCGACTGGCGGCCGCGTCTTTGCAATCTACCTCACCGAGGTGATGCTGCTCGCTGCGGCCGGCACGGGAATCGGCCTCATCATCGGCGCGATCCTGCCGTTCGCGATCTCAGCGGCCTTCGGCAGCATCCTGCCGCTCCCTATCGTGCCGGCGCTGCACGCGGGCGAACTTTCATTCGCGGTGCTCTACGGTTTTCTCACCGCGCTCGCCTTCGCACTCTGGCCGCTCGGGCGCGCGCATGACGTCCCGGTCTCGGCGCTCTATCGCGACATGGTGGCGCCGGAGCGCCGAATCCCGCGCAAGCGCTATGTCGCACTCACCGGCGTAGTGATCGCTGCCCTGGCTGTCCTCGCCGTCGGGCTCGCCTATGACCGCAAGATCGCCGCGATCTTCGTCGCGGCGGCGGCCTGCGTTTTCCTGACGCTGCGCCTTGTTGCCATGCTGATCATGTGGCTCGCCCGGACTGCGCCGCGGCCGCGCTATGCGTTGTTGCGGCTTGTGCTGGCAAATATTCACCGCCCCGGCGCACTGACGCCCAGCGTCGTGCTCTCGCTCGGGCTCGGCCTCGCGCTGCTCGTCACGCTGTTGCAGATCGACGGCAACCTGCGCCAGCAGTTCGTCGCAACGCTGCCCGACAAGGCGCCCTCGGTGTTCTTCATCGACATCCAGGATGCCGACGTGGCGCGCTTCGATTCCTTCGCCAGACGCCAGGCACCGGACGCCCGCTACGAGCGCGTGCCGATGCTGCGCGGACGCATCGTCAGCGCGAACGGCATTCGTGCCGAAGACCTCAAAGCACCGCCGAACGCCGCCTGGGTGCTCCAAAGCGACCGCGGCATCACCTATTCGGGTGATGTGCCGGCGGGCTCGCGTGTCGTCGAAGGCAAGTGGTGGGGACCGGACTATCAGGGCCCGCCGCTGGTCTCGTTCGAGAACAAGATTGCCGAGGGGCTGGGCTTAAAGATCGGCGATCCGGTCGTCGTCAACGTGCTCGGCCGCAACATCACCGCGACGCTCGCCAATACCCGCGCGGTCGACTGGCAGTCGCTCGGCATCAATTTCGTGCTGGTCTATTCGCCCGGCGCGTTCCGCGGCGCGCCGCATACCCACATCGCGACCTTCACCTATCCGAACGGCTCGAACGTCGGGGGAGAGATCGCCTTGCTCAAGGCCGCCGCATCCGAATTTCCCGCCGTCACCGCGGTGCGCGTGCGCGAAGCGCTCGAAGCCGTCGCGAAGGTCGTGTTCGACCTCACACTCGCGATCCGGGGCGCAAGCGCGATCACGCTGATCGCGGCCGTGCTGGTGCTGGCAGGCGCGCTCGCGACCGGCCACCGGCATCGCGTCTATGACGCCGTGGTGCTGAAGATGCTCGGCGCGACCCGCGCCCGGCTGCTCGCCGCGTATGCGCTCGAATATCTCCTGATCGGGCTTGCCACCGCGATCGTCGGGGTCGCGGCCGGCTCGCTCGCGGCTTTCCTGGTGACGACCGAGGTGATGAACCTCTCATTCACGTGGCTCCCGTGGCCGGCGTTGACCGCCACACTTGGCGCAACGGCGCTCACCATCGGCTTCGGCTTGATCGGGACCTTTTCGGCCTTGAGCCAGAAGCCTGCACCGGTGCTGCGCCATCTTTAG
- a CDS encoding Bax inhibitor-1/YccA family protein, with amino-acid sequence MSDFDRNVAAFPGAARTVAVDAGLRAHMIRVYNYMAGGVALTGVVAYFTHQMFGQALYGSPLMYVLIFAPLALVFFLSFRINSLSASTARALFFVYAALVGASLSIIFAVYTGTSITRVFFISAAAFAGLSLWGYTTQRDLSGMGSFLMMGLIGIIIASLVNIFLRSSGLDWIISVIGVVVFAGLTAWDTQKIKEMYSPMDDGTVTGRKAVMGALSLYLDFINLFLMLLRLFGDRR; translated from the coding sequence ATGTCTGACTTTGACCGGAATGTCGCAGCCTTCCCGGGCGCAGCCCGGACGGTTGCGGTCGATGCGGGCCTGCGCGCCCACATGATCCGCGTCTACAACTACATGGCCGGCGGCGTCGCGCTGACCGGCGTGGTCGCCTATTTCACCCATCAGATGTTCGGGCAGGCACTCTACGGCAGCCCGCTGATGTACGTGCTGATCTTTGCACCGCTCGCGCTGGTGTTCTTCCTGAGCTTCCGCATCAACAGCCTCTCGGCTTCGACCGCGCGGGCGCTGTTCTTCGTCTACGCGGCCCTCGTCGGCGCCTCGCTGTCGATCATCTTCGCGGTCTATACTGGAACCTCGATCACACGGGTGTTCTTCATCTCGGCGGCTGCGTTCGCCGGCCTTTCGCTGTGGGGTTACACCACGCAGCGCGATCTGTCCGGCATGGGCTCGTTCCTGATGATGGGCCTGATCGGCATCATCATCGCGTCACTGGTCAACATCTTCCTGCGCTCCAGCGGTCTCGACTGGATCATCTCGGTGATCGGCGTGGTCGTGTTCGCGGGCCTCACCGCCTGGGACACGCAGAAGATCAAGGAGATGTATTCGCCGATGGATGACGGCACGGTCACGGGCCGCAAGGCCGTGATGGGCGCGCTATCGCTCTATCTCGACTTCATCAACCTGTTCCTGATGCTGCTGCGCCTGTTCGGCGACCGGCGCTGA
- a CDS encoding YkvA family protein codes for MAAQTTWTEADFAVPNAERVARDEETVRRGFWRKVKRFAARLPFAEDLLAAYYCAHDRDTPFQVKAALFGALAYFVLPFDVIPDMLPIFGFADDAAVLATALRLVASHMRPEHRDAARRAMAGL; via the coding sequence ATGGCCGCGCAGACCACCTGGACCGAAGCCGATTTCGCCGTGCCGAACGCCGAGCGCGTCGCGCGCGACGAGGAGACCGTGCGCCGCGGGTTCTGGCGCAAGGTGAAGCGCTTCGCGGCGCGGCTGCCGTTCGCGGAAGATCTGCTCGCCGCCTATTACTGTGCGCACGATCGCGACACGCCGTTTCAGGTGAAGGCTGCGCTCTTCGGTGCGCTCGCCTATTTCGTGCTGCCGTTCGACGTGATCCCCGACATGCTGCCGATATTCGGCTTTGCGGACGACGCGGCCGTGCTGGCGACCGCGCTGCGTCTGGTCGCGAGCCACATGCGGCCCGAGCACCGCGACGCGGCGCGCCGCGCGATGGCGGGGCTCTGA
- a CDS encoding N-acetyltransferase family protein: MSTPNLRPATPSDIPAITRIYAHAVRHGTASFEFEAPDEAEMTRRMRAVLDGGYPYLVAEDGGAVLGYAYAGPYRTRPAYRYTVENSIYIAPDAQRRGIGRMLLDVLIAECETRNYRLMIAVIGDSAHTSSIELHRAAGFKLVGAFEAVGYKFERWLDSVLMQRPLGKGASAPP; the protein is encoded by the coding sequence ATGAGCACTCCGAACCTCCGCCCCGCAACGCCTTCCGACATTCCCGCCATCACCCGCATCTACGCACATGCCGTGCGCCACGGCACAGCGTCGTTCGAGTTCGAGGCGCCCGACGAAGCCGAGATGACGCGGCGCATGCGCGCAGTTCTCGACGGTGGTTATCCGTATCTGGTGGCGGAGGATGGCGGAGCGGTTCTCGGCTACGCCTATGCGGGGCCCTACCGTACCCGTCCGGCCTACCGCTACACCGTGGAAAATTCGATCTACATCGCGCCGGATGCCCAGCGCCGGGGCATCGGACGAATGCTGCTCGATGTGCTGATCGCCGAATGCGAGACGCGTAATTACCGCCTGATGATCGCGGTGATCGGCGATTCGGCGCATACATCCTCGATCGAGCTGCATCGTGCCGCCGGATTCAAGCTGGTCGGCGCGTTCGAGGCGGTCGGGTACAAGTTCGAGCGCTGGCTCGACTCGGTGCTGATGCAGCGCCCGCTCGGCAAAGGTGCGTCGGCGCCGCCCTGA
- a CDS encoding DUF2794 domain-containing protein: protein MTFGETDPSEQRGGEASGPAIVPGKVTFSRRELDRILGLYGRMVAAGEWRDYAIDFLKDRAVFSVFRRASEVPLYRIEKDPRLARRQGAYSVISATGLIVKRGHELDNVLRAVDKSLKLVAT from the coding sequence ATGACTTTCGGCGAAACCGACCCGAGCGAGCAGCGCGGGGGCGAGGCCAGCGGTCCGGCCATCGTCCCCGGGAAGGTCACCTTCAGCCGGCGTGAGCTCGACCGCATTCTCGGCCTCTACGGCCGCATGGTCGCAGCCGGCGAGTGGCGCGATTACGCGATTGATTTTCTGAAAGATCGCGCGGTGTTCTCGGTCTTCCGCCGCGCTTCCGAGGTCCCGCTCTATCGGATCGAGAAAGACCCGCGGCTCGCGCGCCGGCAAGGCGCCTACAGCGTGATCTCGGCGACGGGACTGATCGTCAAGCGCGGACACGAGCTCGACAACGTGCTGCGCGCCGTCGACAAGTCGCTGAAGCTGGTCGCGACGTGA
- a CDS encoding Bax inhibitor-1/YccA family protein: MSDFDRNAAAAFGRPLTRAEAAVVDEGLRAYMLRVYNYMVLGLAITGLAALGIYMLSVTTDPSLAVVKVRNIMLTQVGYTLFVSPVKWVVILAPLALVFFLSFRIQTMRPATAQLTFWIYAALVGVSLGSIFLIYTHTSIVRVFFITAASFGALSLWGYTTNRDLTGMGSFLIMGLFGIIIASLVNIFLASSMMQWIISVVGVLVFAGLTAYDTQRLKNEYIYGAMDGDVMERSAIMGALSLYLDFLNLFTMLLQLMGSRDE; encoded by the coding sequence ATGTCGGACTTTGATCGCAATGCCGCTGCCGCATTTGGCCGGCCGCTGACGCGCGCCGAAGCGGCTGTCGTTGATGAGGGCCTGCGGGCCTACATGCTGCGCGTTTACAACTACATGGTGCTGGGCCTCGCCATTACGGGCCTCGCCGCACTCGGCATCTACATGCTGTCGGTCACCACCGATCCGTCGCTTGCGGTCGTGAAGGTGCGCAACATCATGCTGACCCAGGTGGGCTACACGCTGTTCGTGAGCCCGGTGAAATGGGTCGTGATCCTGGCGCCGCTGGCGCTCGTCTTCTTTCTGTCTTTCCGCATCCAGACCATGCGGCCCGCCACCGCGCAGCTGACCTTCTGGATCTACGCCGCACTGGTCGGCGTCTCGCTCGGCTCGATCTTCCTGATCTACACCCACACTTCGATCGTGCGCGTGTTCTTCATCACCGCCGCTTCGTTCGGCGCGCTCTCGCTGTGGGGCTACACCACCAATCGCGATCTCACCGGCATGGGCTCGTTCCTGATCATGGGCCTGTTCGGCATCATCATTGCGTCGCTGGTGAACATCTTCCTCGCCAGCTCGATGATGCAGTGGATCATCTCGGTCGTCGGCGTGCTGGTGTTCGCGGGGCTCACCGCCTACGACACGCAGCGCCTGAAGAACGAGTACATCTACGGCGCGATGGACGGCGACGTCATGGAGCGCTCCGCCATCATGGGCGCGCTGTCGCTCTATCTCGACTTCCTCAACCTGTTCACCATGCTGCTGCAGCTCATGGGCAGCCGCGACGAGTAA
- a CDS encoding ABC transporter ATP-binding protein yields the protein MNQTSIAPAIRLSGVNLSLGRGGARVHILKDIDLHIGAGEAVGLVGPSGSGKSTLLMVAAGLERPDTGTVQVAGQDLGSLDEDALARFRGKNVGIVFQSFHLIPTMTALENVAVPLELAGKADAFGKAAAELASVGLRERMNHYPAELSGGEQQRVALARALAPHPAILVADEPTGNLDEATGREIIELLFAGHETRNTTLVLVTHDTALAQRCDRVVRLRSGRIE from the coding sequence ATGAATCAGACCTCGATTGCGCCGGCGATCCGGCTCTCCGGCGTCAACCTGTCGCTCGGCCGCGGCGGCGCCCGCGTGCATATCCTCAAGGACATCGATCTGCATATAGGGGCTGGCGAGGCGGTCGGCCTCGTCGGGCCGTCCGGCTCGGGCAAATCGACGCTGCTGATGGTGGCGGCAGGGCTGGAGCGGCCCGACACGGGCACCGTGCAGGTCGCCGGCCAGGATCTGGGCTCGCTCGACGAAGACGCGCTCGCCCGCTTCCGCGGAAAAAATGTCGGAATCGTTTTCCAGTCCTTCCACCTCATCCCGACCATGACGGCGCTCGAGAATGTCGCGGTGCCGCTCGAACTCGCCGGCAAGGCGGATGCTTTCGGCAAGGCCGCCGCCGAGCTTGCTTCCGTCGGCTTGCGCGAGCGCATGAACCACTACCCGGCGGAGCTCTCCGGCGGCGAGCAGCAGCGTGTCGCGCTGGCGCGTGCACTCGCGCCGCATCCAGCGATCCTGGTCGCGGACGAGCCGACCGGCAATCTCGACGAAGCGACCGGACGCGAGATCATCGAGCTTCTCTTCGCCGGCCATGAGACCCGCAACACCACGCTGGTGCTGGTCACGCACGACACGGCACTGGCGCAGCGGTGCGACCGCGTGGTGCGGCTGCGCTCGGGTCGGATCGAATGA
- a CDS encoding arylesterase, with protein sequence MSTMPATAAERPVRIVVLGDSLSAGFGLPAQDALPAKLERALKAKGLAVEIANAGVSGDTPAGGLARLDWSVPDGTDAVILELGANDALRGGDPKATRAALEAIITKLKERKIAVLLAGMYAPRNLGPDYVAAFDAIYPDLAAEHGLILYPFIADGVAGDPALNQGDGIHPTAAGVDIIVARMLPKAEELVARVRAARGS encoded by the coding sequence ATGTCGACCATGCCGGCCACCGCCGCGGAGCGCCCGGTCCGCATCGTGGTGCTCGGCGACTCGTTGAGTGCGGGATTCGGGCTCCCCGCGCAGGATGCATTGCCGGCCAAGCTCGAACGCGCGCTTAAAGCGAAAGGCCTGGCGGTGGAGATCGCGAACGCCGGTGTGTCGGGCGATACGCCCGCCGGCGGGCTCGCACGCCTCGACTGGTCGGTGCCCGACGGGACCGACGCCGTGATCCTCGAGCTCGGCGCCAACGACGCGCTGCGCGGGGGCGACCCGAAGGCGACGCGCGCCGCGCTGGAGGCGATCATTACGAAGCTGAAAGAGCGCAAGATCGCGGTACTGCTCGCCGGAATGTATGCGCCGCGCAACCTCGGCCCCGATTACGTTGCGGCGTTCGATGCCATCTACCCGGACCTCGCCGCCGAGCATGGCCTCATTCTCTATCCGTTCATTGCCGACGGCGTTGCGGGCGATCCCGCGCTCAACCAGGGCGACGGTATCCACCCGACCGCCGCCGGGGTGGACATCATCGTCGCCCGGATGCTGCCCAAGGCGGAGGAACTCGTCGCCCGGGTGCGGGCCGCGCGCGGCTCCTAG
- the acnA gene encoding aconitate hydratase AcnA encodes MTSLDSFKCARTLAVGAKTYVYYSLPEAEKHGLRGISRLPFSMKVLLENLLRNEDGRTVTKEDIQGFAQWLKTRTSDSEVAFRPARVLMQDFTGVPAVVDLAAMRDAMKHLGGDPSKINPLVPVDLVIDHSVIVNFAGTPTAFRKNVQEEYAQNQERYTFLKWAQKAFNNFRVVPPGTGICHQVNLEYLSQTVWTSPDKQKVKVDGKVVAAEIAYPDTLVGTDSHTTMVNGLAVLGWGVGGIEAEAAMLGQPYSMVLPEVIGVRLNGKLKEGVTATDLVLTVTQMLRKRGVVGKFVEFFGPGLDNLTIEDRATIGNMAPEYGATCGFFPIDDDTIDYLTKTARKSERVALVKAYAKAQGLYRTKTTPDPVFTDVMKLELGSVEPSLAGPKRPQDRVLLKDVKNGFAGAMDKEFNKGTEQGKRFPVEGRKHDIGHGDVVIAAITSCTNTSNPSVMVAAGLLAKKAAARGLKPKPWVKTSLAPGSQVVADYLDKSGLQVELDKLGFNLVGFGCTSCIGNSGPLAEEISESINKNDVVAAAVLSGNRNFEGRVNADVRANYLASPPLVVAYALAGNMNVDLVRTPLGTDDKGKKVYLRDIWPNSREIAAVIRKNITKNVFAKKYADVFKGEANWRKIAVKGGMTFTWSDRSTYVQNPPYFDGMQKRPTPIEDIVDARIIGLFLDSITTDHISPAGSIKEESPAGHYLRDRQVRPKDFNQYGTRRGNHQVMMRGTFANIRIKNQMVPGVEGGVTIHYPSKQRMTMYDAAMKYKAEGVPLVIFANKEYGTGSSRDWAAKGTILLGVRAVVTQSFERIHRSNLIGMGVIPLVFEEGTSWQTLGLKGNETVTIRGLHGDLKPRQRLIAEIVASDGTLKRVPLICRIDTLDELDYFKNGGILQYVLRHLAA; translated from the coding sequence ATGACGTCGCTCGACAGTTTCAAATGCGCCAGGACCCTCGCGGTCGGGGCCAAGACCTATGTGTATTACAGCCTTCCCGAGGCAGAGAAGCATGGGCTGCGCGGAATTTCGCGGCTGCCTTTCTCGATGAAGGTGCTCCTGGAAAATCTGCTGCGCAACGAAGATGGCCGAACCGTCACCAAGGAAGACATTCAAGGCTTCGCGCAATGGCTCAAGACCAGGACCTCGGATAGCGAGGTCGCGTTCCGCCCCGCACGCGTGCTGATGCAGGACTTCACCGGCGTTCCGGCCGTCGTCGATCTCGCGGCGATGCGCGATGCGATGAAGCATCTCGGCGGCGATCCTTCGAAGATCAATCCGCTGGTTCCCGTCGATCTCGTGATCGACCATTCGGTGATCGTGAACTTCGCCGGCACGCCGACCGCGTTCCGCAAGAACGTGCAGGAAGAGTATGCGCAGAACCAGGAGCGCTACACGTTCCTCAAATGGGCGCAGAAAGCGTTCAACAACTTTCGCGTCGTGCCGCCCGGCACGGGCATCTGTCATCAGGTCAATCTCGAATATCTGTCGCAGACCGTCTGGACGAGTCCCGACAAACAGAAGGTGAAGGTCGACGGCAAGGTGGTGGCCGCTGAGATCGCGTATCCCGATACGCTTGTCGGCACCGACTCGCACACCACGATGGTGAACGGTCTCGCGGTGCTCGGGTGGGGCGTCGGCGGTATCGAGGCCGAGGCCGCGATGCTCGGCCAGCCCTACTCGATGGTGCTGCCCGAGGTGATCGGGGTCCGCCTGAACGGCAAGCTGAAGGAAGGCGTGACCGCGACCGATCTTGTCCTCACCGTCACGCAGATGTTGCGCAAGCGCGGCGTGGTCGGCAAGTTCGTCGAATTCTTCGGCCCCGGCCTCGACAATCTCACGATCGAAGACCGCGCCACGATCGGCAACATGGCGCCCGAGTACGGCGCGACCTGCGGCTTCTTCCCGATCGACGACGACACGATCGACTATCTCACCAAGACCGCGCGCAAGAGCGAGCGCGTCGCGCTGGTGAAGGCCTACGCCAAGGCGCAGGGGCTCTACCGCACGAAGACCACGCCCGACCCGGTCTTCACCGACGTGATGAAGCTCGAGCTCGGCTCGGTCGAGCCGTCGCTCGCCGGCCCGAAACGCCCGCAGGATCGCGTGCTGTTGAAGGACGTGAAGAACGGCTTTGCCGGCGCGATGGACAAGGAATTCAACAAGGGCACCGAGCAGGGCAAGCGCTTTCCGGTCGAGGGCCGCAAGCACGACATCGGCCACGGCGACGTGGTGATCGCGGCGATCACGTCCTGCACCAATACCTCGAACCCGAGCGTGATGGTCGCGGCCGGTCTGCTCGCCAAGAAGGCGGCGGCGCGCGGCTTGAAGCCGAAGCCCTGGGTGAAGACCTCGCTCGCGCCGGGCAGCCAGGTGGTCGCCGACTATCTCGACAAGTCGGGCCTGCAGGTGGAGCTCGACAAGCTTGGCTTCAATCTGGTCGGCTTCGGCTGCACCAGCTGCATCGGCAATTCGGGACCGCTCGCGGAAGAGATCTCCGAGTCGATCAACAAGAACGACGTCGTGGCGGCCGCGGTTCTCTCGGGCAACCGCAACTTCGAAGGCCGCGTGAACGCGGACGTGCGGGCGAACTACCTCGCCTCGCCGCCACTCGTCGTCGCATACGCGCTCGCCGGCAACATGAATGTCGATCTGGTGCGCACGCCGCTCGGCACCGACGACAAGGGCAAGAAGGTCTACCTCCGCGACATCTGGCCGAACAGCCGCGAGATTGCGGCCGTCATCCGCAAGAACATCACCAAGAACGTGTTCGCGAAGAAGTACGCCGACGTGTTCAAGGGCGAGGCGAACTGGCGCAAGATCGCCGTGAAGGGCGGGATGACCTTCACGTGGAGCGATCGTTCGACTTACGTGCAGAACCCGCCCTACTTCGACGGCATGCAGAAGCGTCCCACGCCCATCGAAGACATCGTGGATGCGCGTATCATCGGCCTGTTCCTCGACTCGATCACCACCGACCACATCTCGCCGGCCGGCTCGATCAAGGAGGAGAGCCCCGCGGGCCATTATCTGCGCGACCGGCAGGTGCGTCCGAAGGACTTCAACCAATACGGCACGCGGCGCGGCAATCATCAGGTGATGATGCGCGGCACCTTCGCCAACATCCGCATCAAGAACCAGATGGTGCCGGGGGTCGAAGGCGGCGTGACGATCCACTATCCGTCGAAGCAGCGCATGACGATGTACGACGCGGCGATGAAATACAAAGCCGAGGGCGTGCCGCTCGTCATCTTCGCCAACAAGGAATACGGCACCGGCTCATCGCGCGACTGGGCCGCCAAAGGAACGATCCTGCTCGGCGTGCGCGCCGTGGTGACGCAGTCGTTCGAGCGGATCCACCGCTCCAACCTGATCGGAATGGGCGTCATCCCACTCGTGTTCGAGGAGGGCACCTCCTGGCAGACACTTGGGCTGAAGGGCAATGAAACGGTGACGATCCGCGGTCTGCACGGCGATTTGAAGCCGCGGCAGCGCCTGATCGCCGAAATCGTTGCGTCGGACGGCACGCTCAAGCGCGTTCCCCTGATCTGCCGCATCGATACGCTCGACGAGCTCGACTACTTCAAGAACGGTGGCATCTTGCAATACGTATTGCGCCATCTCGCGGCGTGA